The genomic DNA AACCTGCTAACTTAAATAATAGGGGGTGTAGATGTCAATTTAGAAAGTGTAAGGAtcaacttttattttttataatctaataaataaatatatatttttttttgaacggccaacaaactcaatcccgagcactctcggggcacccactggacaaacggagtactccgagagtaacccgagttcaccaccaattccggggaaaacccggtaacccacctgCCCGTAGGCACGACGATGAAATTACCgataaaacccgtttggctcaacgatccaacccaggttttcctgggtctcctatcactgcccaccagtgcctcactctgtaccaagtgggagtcgaacctgcatctctcaagagaaatacaagtcctccaccacttgatctagagatcattggctctaataaataaatattaaactatatgtaagtaattaattttaataaatcaAGACTAAAAAGTAACATGTACGTATGATCACATAAAATTATATTTTCATTTGAGAAAAAGCTGCAGTTGAAGAAAAAATATATCCATTTGAAAAAAAGCTCCAGTTGAGGGGTCAAACTCCTGGTCCCCTGTTTAACTTAAGGCACAGCAACCACCATATCAAATTCTAATTTTGGTTTTAAATGGTCAAACATTGTTTATATATAAAATCAAAAGTGGTGGCGATTTTTAACATAATAACATATTAAAttccattttagtccatgtgttTTGTGTCATTTTGGCAGTTTAGTACAAATTTTCATTTTTCGTAtgtgggttcaaaaaggttttagcgtttccattttagtccattgggttaacttcatccattatttctgttaacacattgggcaattcggtcattttataaggCCGAATTGTCattctagttaacaaaattatatataaaatggtCGAATTGCCCTAATCATTAACACAAAATATGGATGAAGTTTACTTAGTAGACTAAATAGTGGTTCAAGAATAGTAATGAAAGAAAATTCAAGCGTCCTTTGAAGTTTTATCAAAGAGATAGAAGTATTTTACTGGGAGATATCATTAGCTGGGGATTTCTACCTCAAGTTAATGCATATGCTATTAGAAGAGAGTGTGGAGTACAGTACTTTGAATGGTTGCATGATATTATGTCCCTACCTTGGTGGGATGTAGAGGAGTTATCAAAGGTGAGAACCTTGGGATATAAGGTGAGAAAGAATGATGTTGCTATGTGGGGTCTGATAAAGTTTGAAGCTCTGAAAAACTTCAAGCATTGGAAGCCTCATTATCCAAAGAGAGTTAGAAGAGTTAATCCGGAAACAGGAAATGAAGAAACTATCTTGAATGTGAAAAAGCCAAAAGTGATGAAGAATATACCAATGCCAAAGATGGAACATGAGTTCTACAAAGGTTTTATAGGCTGGGTGTATAGCTGTATATCAACAGAGGCTGTGATAACGTACAGAGCAGGGAATGAAATCAGAGAGATCTTTGTTTATGACCCTATGTGGTTAGTAAACTGCTCTGCAAAAGACATCGAATGTTTATTTGTGAACAAGATCCGCTTCCAAGCTGAAGACAGAGAACAAGCGATGCAGTTTCAGAAAGTGGTGTCtatttgttttcaaaagagtATTAATGCTGATAACAAATGGAACTCAAAGTGGTGGAAGCTTGAAAAGAAAgaaaagttgaaagctgaaaaggaaagaaagaaactggaagaaaacaaaaggaagTGGATGAAGATGCAAGCTGAAGAAGCTATGAAAgcaaagaaagaaaatgaaaagctGAGAAATTTGCTAAGGAAAAAGCCAAAGTCAAGAGAAGAAAGTTTTGAGTCGCTGTGAAGTCctgaagaccaagactgaagactccggctgtatccaatagggagtttgttagtgcacgatGTCTAAAGCCTATGTCTTAAGTCTAGGGGTCTAAATATGTCAAGTATGTATAGTACATGGGGCTAAAATGTAAATTTAATGTTAAttgtagtgattccgcttgaaatgacatcttgtcattttcaagcgaaatcagaaggttGTGTTTCAGCTCGAAATGGcaagtgtcatttcaagcggaataaggagGCCTATATATAGTGTTTGTGTTTCTCATTTGGGCACGGATTCCAAAGTTgtataccgaactgctgccggatTTTCAAGTGAATTATTAATGAGAAACAAgtgttaaagtgatattcttctgttttctactcaattctctctgtttcaacactgtttgtttgtttccgctTCTCAAACAGTGGTGTATTGACTTTAATTGACTCACTTGATCGTCAAATCGATCCTACACAGCCTTCAGTCTTCTGGTTGCATTCTATTGAAGCAAtgctcgtaaatgatatcttcaGAACTCCCGGTATCTACCAGGATTCTTCTCATGTTATAGTCACCTACCACGATTAAGGCATCAGTGGTGAGGTGTAAATCTTCCATGCGTGGCTCGATTGTCATGGTTGCTAGCATCCACGGTTCAAGCGTGGAGAAACTCCGCTTAGTCCCCTTTCCCTTATTAGCATATACCATGTTTAGCTCTCGTGGCCTCTTGCCCGCCCCTTTATCTTTTTCCTCTTTGATGGGGGCGGGCCCTGTTTGATGTCTCGAACCAGGTGAGCCAATTTTCCCGCCTTTACAAAATATTTGATTTGCTTTTTTAATTGAAAGCAGTCGTTGGTATCATGGTCGCTTCCTTTGTGGTACTCACAATACTTGTTGGTGTCTTTGTTGGGGTTTTCGTTCAGCGGCTTCAGAGGATTAAACTTGAGGTTTCAGAGGCTAGGATTTCTGCTGGAGTTTTGCTCAAGTTGGGGTAATCGGACCGCGGTTTAGAGGAGGATTCATTCCTTGAATAGGTGCTTTTAGACCTATCATACCGCGAGTCCATTCTGTCACTTCTCTGATATCGGTCTCCTCTACCTTTACCTTTGGAGCCCCGCTGTTCTCCGCCATCCTGATTTTTCTGAGCCTCTTTCTTTCTGTTGGCCGCGTGACTGGCGGCAACAGCTTTCTCTTGTGTGACGTATACCTTGGCTATCCTCAAGATTTCGTCTATGGTGGGAGGTACACCATCCCTCCCGTGGAGTGTTCTTAATAGCTCATCATCGTTTACCCCTTGTAGGAAAGCACCACACGCTAGATCGTTCGTGACACCTGGGATCGCCGGGCTTTCTTTGTTGAATCTAACAATGAAACTTTCCACTGTTTCATTGTCTCGCCGGTGAATGTGGAGGAGTTCGTTCCGGTCTTTTGTGTGCCTTCTCTGTTGGCTAAACTACAATATGAACTTGGCCTCTAGATCTTTGAAACTGTCAATTTCCCCGGTGGGTAAACTATCCCACCAGACCCGGGCTGCACCTACCAGTGTTTGGACAAAAATCTTGCACCAGAGGGGCATGGGCCAACAGGCTACTTCCCCAGCGCTTTTGAATAGATTGAAATGGTCATCAGGATCGCCTAGACCATCGTACTTGCCCACAGTTTAAGGCATCTTAGGTTTTTCCTTAATAGGAGCTTCCGCTATTCTTCTGGTGAACTTGGACTTGAAAGTGGCGTCCACTGGTTTGTAAGGTCTAGTAAGTTCGTCTTCTTCTACATTGATGGGTTGTATTGGAGGAGGTGCCCCACCCTGGCTGGTACCCTGGGTAACTGGGGGTTGAGCCGAGGTGATGTTCAGTGTAGGGCTAGGGCCTTCGTCTGGAGAAAAACGAGGCCTAGATGTGTTTCCTCTGTCATACACGGGTTCCGCTGTTGGCGGGGTCTGACTGTAAACCGGCTGTGATGTTGGAAAAGTCCACCAAGGTGGCATATAAGCCGCGTATGGCGATTGCTGAGCATAGCCTTGTGCTGCCCCCTGGGGAGTGTACGTTGGAGTGTTGTATGGGGGTAAATACCCGTATGGGGGTTCGTAATAGTATCCTGGGAAGTAAGCTTGATTCCCTGGCGTAACCGGGGCATTCATGATTCCTGTAGGCATGACTACTGGTTGATGTGGTGGAGTGGACAGCGCCGCCGTTAGTGCTGCCGAGTAGAGAGGCGGCATGGCGTATGTAACTGAGGGTTGGTAATACTGAGTCGTGCTCACCTGTGGTATGGTAGTACTTGAGCTTGCAGACGTGATAACCGGCGTAGTGCTATGACGTATAGTCTGTGCACTCGTGGTGGATGTTGGGGTGAAGACATTGGCGTTTGTTGTAGTTGGTTCCACCGACCGGAACTGCAATGAACTATACGAGAAAAGGTATGCCGCCATTGTTCCAGAAGATAGGGCGGAGGTTCCTGTAAAACCCGGTGGTGGTCCTTCAGCTTTGAATTCCAAGTCGAGAGACCTGGTTACAGCAGGTGAAGCTGGCATGGTGGTGACAGGGTTCGTCTCCAACAGTGCGTTGCTAGTTATCATCGCCTGACTTGGTGTTGCTGCCGTGTTCTGATCGCTTACCATTGGGTTCAGTCTTGCTGTTGTTACCGAAAGGGTCCCatggatggcgccaatgaagaaacactgacctttaCGGTAGTATCCAACTAGGACTTCAACTCTTGGTGATCCAAACTGCtagctgcaaaacagaacaccgttaggactcgttacaggaatgaggttattcctgtaaccaccctccggcgtgagaataagtctcggtttgggAGAAAGTTTAAGTGTGTAGGAAGAAAGAGTAAACGAGAGATAAGATGAATCATACCTTagatgtttacctctatttatagtttaccattagGGTTTTCCTTAACTTAAGATGGGCTCCGATAAGTTAaggatttgcatgatcttcccaaaaGGTTGGGGATTTGGTTATAGTTTATCCATGCATAGAATAGAACATTCGAGAATAAACgtatgtaattaaatatttataatgaaataataggtaatgaccgGGCCGGG from Helianthus annuus cultivar XRQ/B chromosome 7, HanXRQr2.0-SUNRISE, whole genome shotgun sequence includes the following:
- the LOC110866778 gene encoding extensin-like, whose product is MVSDQNTAATPSQAMITSNALLETNPVTTMPASPAVTRSLDLEFKAEGPPPGFTGTSALSSGTMAAYLFSYSSLQFRSVEPTTTNANVFTPTSTTSAQTIRHSTTPVITSASSSTTIPQVSTTQYYQPSVTYAMPPLYSAALTAALSTPPHQPVVMPTGIMNAPVTPGNQAYFPGYYYEPPYGYLPPYNTPTYTPQGAAQGYAQQSPYAAYMPPWWTFPTSQPVYSQTPPTAEPVYDRGNTSRPRFSPDEGPSPTLNITSAQPPVTQGTSQGGAPPPIQPINVEEDELTRPYKPVDATFKSKFTRRIAEAPIKEKPKMP